The following are encoded in a window of Haliotis asinina isolate JCU_RB_2024 chromosome 14, JCU_Hal_asi_v2, whole genome shotgun sequence genomic DNA:
- the LOC137262041 gene encoding uncharacterized protein has protein sequence MSDLEMTRLRGPVPDTCSLLRVLTYASVCTCLLNVSVLVVCLSAGRWVFGEAVCQVFAFVSHVTVGGSAWLLALTGLERYYKLFLPAEHQCVFSDINTRILVIGLYLLVAVIVTSPLYGWGEYTEFRGYFHMTISLSEAVSQDQVSVQSYTSVGSAAQYNFTTGNTTVSCMQTDKSLGALAVDELNITEFSQIIQSSLKMQWDIQAREGAFGLNLTYLLRAQSTASLQNFLQSYYDNGITGSLLSAAYSDCDCQTHGRFLCDSIHINLTEVEEYRLIFLPFQSPMICSVDFTTVNKVGSGWLAFFVLTTAVLPFGFIIIVATVTIAQWRHLPLDVSRIDCVLTIRLLVGSGICALLYSPYFIVNIVNSLKVYISPPIHEIVLFIYYSCFIVPCVMCVDRTALRRSSTNRLPPSKTGSMEDIEFQLLQTAQI, from the exons ATGTCGGATTTGGAGATGACTCGTCTTCGTGGACCTGTGCCAGACACGTGTTCTTTGTTGCGAGTACTTACATACGCCAGTGTGTGCACATGTCTGCTCAATGTGTCCGTCCTCGTGGTCTGTCTGTCCGCAG GTCGATGGGTATTCGGAGAGGCAGTGTGTCAGGTGTTCGCATTTGTCAGTCACGTGACTGTGGGGGGATCGGCCTGGCTGCTTGCTCTTACTGGGCTGGAGAG ATACTACAAGCTGTTCCTACCAGCAGAACACCAGTGTGTCTTCTCCGACATCAACACGCGGATCCTGGTTATCGGGCTGTATCTGCTGGTGGCTGTGATCGTCACCAGTCCCCTCTACGGCTGGGGCGAATACACTGAGTTCAGGG GTTACTTTCATATGACGATTTCCCTGAGCGAGGCAGTCAGTCAGGACCAGGTCTCCGTGCAGTCTTACACCTCTGTAGGCAGCGCAGCCCAGTACAACTTCACCACCGGGAACACTACTGTCTCGTGTATGCAGACAGACAAGAGCCTTGGGGCACTGGCAGTTGACGAGCTAAACATCACAGAGTTCTCACAG ATCATACAGTCAAGTCTGAAGATGCAGTGGGATATCCAAGCCCGTGAAGGGGCATTCGGACTCAATCTGACATATCTGCTCCGAGCACAATCGACAGCCAGCCTCCAGAACTTCCTTCAGAGCTACTACGACAACGGCATCACCGGTAGCCTCCTGTCCGCGGCCTACAGTGACTGCGACTGTCAGACACACGGCAGATTCCTATGTGACAGTATTCACATCAACCTGACGGAGGTGGAGGAATATCGCTTAATATTCCTGCCTTTCCAAA gtCCTATGATATGTTCAGTCGACTTCACAACTGTAAACAAGGTAGGGTCGGGATGGCTAGCTTTCTTCGTCTTGACCACCGCCGTTTTGCCCTTTGGGTTCATAATCATTGTGGCCACAGTGACCATTGCCCAGTGGCGACATCTCCCCCTGGACGTATCTCGGATTGACTGTGTACTTACAATCCGGCTTCTCGTGGGCTCGGGGATATGTGCTCTGTTATACTCTCCGTATTTCATTGTGAACATTGTTAACTCTCTGAAGGTTTACATTTCCCCACCAATCCACGAGATTGTCCTGTTCATCTATTATTCGTGTTTCATTGTGCCTTGTGTCATGTGTGTTGATAGGACCGCTCTGAGGAGATCGTCCACAAACCGCTTACCTCCATCCAAAACAGGAAGTATGGAGGATATTGAGTTCCAGTTACTTCAGACAGCACAGATATGA